In Companilactobacillus allii, one genomic interval encodes:
- a CDS encoding ATP-grasp domain-containing protein: MTFIAPGKTLGIIGGGSETYLFELEAKRMGFRTMLLTFEDDDIATQAADNYIVGELENIENLSELGHRSDLLLYMDENFNSDLLKQLEVEFNVAQGSELLSIAQDRYIERTFLNDLNINVPPFFSIVTTEDIKKAVKEIGFPCILKPIQKNQTILKRHVIYNYEDVDKLTKLLANGTYILEAWIDTKTEYSVMVSKSKNEKIHTFPMIKEIYDGSNLMSSYLFKKNDPDIEAEMQRVALKVANKLSYVGIFGIGFLVSQSGVLYVKRIFPGINYSANVYQEAARVSQFELHIRAICDWPIPEIYPMVNASTLKIVEGNLPQSLDLLQEKAQWKFNYYTGFKAKNEANRDVGYISVISDDADELKEDILSTNIWRVE, translated from the coding sequence ATGACTTTTATTGCGCCTGGTAAAACGCTAGGAATAATTGGCGGTGGCAGTGAAACTTATTTATTTGAATTGGAGGCCAAAAGAATGGGGTTTAGAACCATGCTTTTGACTTTTGAAGATGATGATATAGCTACACAAGCCGCGGATAATTACATAGTTGGTGAATTAGAAAACATCGAGAATTTAAGTGAATTAGGCCATAGAAGTGACCTTCTTTTGTATATGGATGAGAATTTCAACAGTGACTTATTAAAGCAACTAGAAGTTGAGTTCAATGTTGCTCAAGGTTCAGAGCTATTGTCCATTGCACAAGATAGGTACATTGAACGCACATTCTTAAATGATTTGAATATTAATGTACCGCCCTTTTTCTCAATTGTAACGACTGAGGATATTAAAAAGGCGGTAAAAGAAATTGGATTTCCTTGTATTTTGAAACCAATTCAAAAGAATCAAACGATTCTTAAACGACATGTCATTTACAATTATGAAGATGTGGATAAACTTACTAAGTTATTGGCAAATGGGACATATATTCTAGAAGCTTGGATTGACACCAAGACAGAATATTCTGTTATGGTTAGCAAGAGTAAGAATGAAAAAATTCATACTTTCCCAATGATCAAAGAAATTTATGATGGATCAAATCTTATGAGTTCTTATTTATTCAAGAAGAATGATCCTGATATTGAAGCAGAAATGCAAAGAGTGGCGTTAAAAGTTGCTAATAAATTAAGCTACGTTGGAATTTTTGGAATTGGCTTCTTGGTATCTCAATCAGGGGTATTGTACGTTAAAAGGATTTTTCCAGGAATTAATTATTCAGCTAATGTTTATCAAGAGGCTGCTAGAGTTTCGCAATTTGAGCTACACATTCGAGCAATATGTGATTGGCCGATCCCAGAGATCTATCCTATGGTAAATGCTTCAACGCTTAAGATTGTTGAGGGTAACTTGCCACAAAGTTTAGATTTATTACAGGAAAAGGCACAATGGAAATTCAATTACTACACGGGTTTTAAAGCTAAGAATGAAGCTAACCGTGATGTTGGATATATATCAGTAATTTCAGATGATGCAGATGAATTAAAAGAAGATATCTTATCAACTAATATTTGGAGAGTAGAATAA
- the purB gene encoding adenylosuccinate lyase: MIDRYVTKKMSPIWTDQNRFQAWLEVEIAATQAWSKLGEVPVADAELVAKNAKFNVEEIKEIEKETKHDVVAFTRDVSRYLGPEKKWVHFGLTSTDVVDTAYGYLMKQANDIIREDLDTFLEVVKEKALEYKDTVMIGRTHGVHAEPTTFGLVLANWYSEIKRDIERFDHAAKGVEAGKISGAVGSFANVPPKVEELVCAKLGIRAQEISTQVLPRDLHAEYIQTMALIATSIERFALEVRHLQRTEVREAEEYFAAGQKGSSAMPHKRNPIGSENVTGLARVIRGHAFTALEDVPLWHERDISHSSAERIIIPDTTELLDYILTRFTKITKDLTVFPDKMMEDMNITHGLIFSQRVMLKLVESGLSREQAYDIVQPKTAMVWDEKKDFRTLLEADSRVTDKLSKDDIDDAFDYHWHLKHVDDIFKRVGLE, encoded by the coding sequence ATGATTGACAGATATGTAACTAAAAAAATGAGCCCCATTTGGACAGACCAAAATAGATTTCAAGCATGGCTAGAAGTCGAAATTGCTGCGACACAAGCATGGAGCAAATTAGGTGAAGTTCCTGTTGCAGATGCAGAGTTGGTTGCTAAGAATGCTAAATTTAATGTTGAAGAAATCAAAGAAATAGAAAAAGAAACAAAACATGATGTAGTTGCTTTTACAAGAGATGTATCGAGATATCTAGGACCAGAGAAAAAGTGGGTTCATTTTGGACTTACTTCAACAGATGTTGTTGATACAGCTTATGGTTACTTAATGAAACAAGCCAATGACATTATTAGAGAAGATTTGGATACTTTCTTAGAAGTAGTTAAAGAAAAGGCACTCGAATATAAAGACACTGTCATGATTGGACGTACCCATGGTGTACATGCAGAACCTACAACCTTTGGTTTGGTATTAGCTAATTGGTATTCAGAAATCAAACGTGATATAGAGCGTTTCGATCATGCAGCTAAGGGTGTTGAAGCAGGTAAAATCAGTGGTGCTGTTGGTAGTTTTGCCAATGTTCCACCTAAGGTTGAAGAATTAGTATGTGCTAAGTTGGGTATTCGTGCTCAAGAGATTTCTACACAAGTTCTTCCACGTGATTTACATGCTGAATATATTCAAACTATGGCGCTGATTGCTACTTCAATTGAGCGATTTGCTTTGGAAGTAAGACATTTACAAAGAACCGAGGTTCGTGAAGCCGAGGAGTATTTTGCAGCTGGTCAAAAAGGATCATCAGCAATGCCTCATAAACGTAATCCTATTGGATCTGAAAATGTTACTGGATTGGCACGTGTCATCAGAGGACATGCGTTCACTGCACTGGAAGATGTTCCATTGTGGCATGAAAGAGATATTTCACATAGTTCCGCAGAACGTATAATAATTCCTGATACAACTGAGTTATTGGATTATATTTTGACTCGTTTTACTAAGATAACTAAGGATCTAACCGTATTCCCAGATAAAATGATGGAAGATATGAATATTACACATGGATTGATCTTCTCACAACGTGTAATGCTCAAACTTGTTGAAAGTGGTCTTAGCCGTGAACAAGCTTATGACATCGTTCAACCCAAGACAGCTATGGTTTGGGATGAGAAAAAGGATTTCCGTACATTACTAGAAGCCGATAGTCGTGTTACTGATAAACTTTCAAAAGATGATATCGACGATGCATTTGATTATCATTGGCATTTAAAACATGTTGATGATATTTTCAAACGTGTAGGATTAGAATAA
- the pcrA gene encoding DNA helicase PcrA, with translation MNTEQQEAVIATQGPLLIMAGAGSGKTRVLTHRVAYLIENKNVMPWHVLAITFTNKAAKEMKERISKLLGESANDVWVSTFHSLCVRILRRDIDKMGKSRSFTISDPSEQRTLMKQIVQRMNLDPKQYDPRAILGAISNAKNDLLTPADFAQNAKSPFEQIVANCYDAYAKEMEKNQAMDFDDLIMQTNILFEQCPDVLDYYQTKFQYIHVDEYQDTNEAQYKLVQQLGAKYRNVCVVGDADQSIYGWRGANVKNIMNFEKDYPEAITIKLEQNYRSTKTILDAANEVINNNSERKPKNLWTDNAKGDDINFYRGQNESDEALYVVSQIRDLLLQNYNYGDFAILYRTNAQSRAFEEKFLQANIPYKIIGGHKFYDRKEIKDIMAYLRLVANRDDSMSFQRIINSPKRGIGPGTIEKLQRYADEHGWSLLEASENIELSSLPAKPRKTFAAFAKLIDDLAKEAKTISMTDLMDHLLDKSDYVDELKQQNNLESQTRIENIEELLTVTTQFDQSYEPDPDIDETRLDSFLTELSLVSDQDDLEEDQQEVTLMTLHAAKGLEFPVVFLVGMEEGIFPLGRSLMKQEDLEEERRLAYVGITRAEKKLYLTNAYSRMLYGRLQTNQVSRFVEEIDDKHINWVNKNAGGISTSTTKNESSLPFSKRRRASAYHSSYKVDEAQKASGAQGAENVSWNIGDKVDHKKWGQGTVVKVNGKGKDAELDVAFDNEGIKRLLAEFAPIKKSE, from the coding sequence ATGAATACAGAACAACAAGAGGCAGTTATTGCAACACAAGGCCCATTGCTTATCATGGCTGGTGCTGGAAGTGGAAAAACACGTGTATTAACACATCGTGTTGCATATTTGATTGAAAACAAAAACGTAATGCCTTGGCATGTTTTGGCCATCACTTTCACTAATAAAGCTGCCAAAGAGATGAAAGAAAGAATAAGTAAACTACTTGGCGAGTCTGCAAATGATGTCTGGGTCTCAACCTTTCATTCACTTTGTGTACGTATATTAAGACGTGACATTGATAAGATGGGCAAGTCCAGATCATTTACAATCTCAGATCCTTCAGAGCAACGTACTTTGATGAAGCAGATTGTTCAAAGAATGAACTTAGATCCAAAGCAATATGATCCAAGGGCAATTCTTGGGGCAATAAGTAATGCCAAAAATGACTTACTTACGCCAGCAGATTTTGCTCAAAATGCAAAATCTCCATTCGAACAAATCGTCGCTAATTGTTATGATGCATATGCCAAAGAAATGGAAAAGAATCAGGCTATGGATTTTGACGATTTGATTATGCAGACAAATATCTTGTTCGAGCAATGTCCTGATGTATTAGATTATTATCAAACAAAATTTCAGTATATTCACGTCGATGAATATCAGGATACCAATGAAGCTCAATATAAATTGGTTCAACAATTGGGTGCCAAGTATCGTAATGTTTGTGTTGTTGGTGATGCTGATCAGAGTATTTATGGTTGGCGTGGAGCTAATGTGAAGAATATTATGAACTTCGAGAAGGATTATCCTGAAGCGATAACTATTAAGTTGGAACAAAATTATCGTTCAACTAAGACAATTCTTGATGCAGCTAATGAAGTTATAAATAATAACTCTGAAAGAAAACCTAAGAACCTATGGACTGATAATGCAAAGGGTGACGATATTAACTTTTATCGTGGACAAAATGAGTCTGATGAAGCACTGTATGTGGTATCACAAATTAGAGACTTACTATTACAGAATTATAATTATGGTGATTTTGCAATATTGTATCGAACAAATGCTCAATCACGTGCTTTTGAAGAGAAATTCTTACAAGCCAATATTCCATATAAGATCATTGGTGGACACAAGTTCTATGATCGTAAAGAAATCAAAGATATTATGGCTTATTTGAGACTTGTTGCTAACCGCGATGACTCTATGAGTTTTCAGAGAATAATAAATAGTCCTAAACGTGGTATTGGACCAGGTACGATTGAAAAACTGCAAAGATATGCAGATGAACATGGTTGGTCATTACTTGAAGCATCTGAAAATATTGAATTATCATCCCTTCCTGCTAAACCAAGGAAGACCTTTGCTGCATTTGCAAAGTTGATCGATGATCTAGCTAAAGAGGCTAAGACGATTTCAATGACAGACTTGATGGATCATTTACTTGATAAGTCAGATTATGTTGATGAATTGAAACAACAAAACAACCTTGAATCACAAACTAGAATTGAGAATATCGAAGAACTCTTGACTGTTACAACTCAATTCGATCAATCATATGAACCAGATCCTGATATTGATGAAACTAGATTAGATTCATTTTTAACTGAATTATCACTAGTAAGTGATCAAGATGATTTAGAAGAAGATCAACAAGAAGTTACTTTAATGACACTACATGCTGCTAAGGGATTGGAATTTCCAGTTGTCTTCTTAGTAGGTATGGAAGAAGGAATCTTCCCATTAGGTCGTTCATTAATGAAACAAGAGGATCTAGAAGAAGAGCGAAGATTGGCATATGTTGGTATTACTCGTGCCGAAAAGAAATTGTATTTAACAAATGCCTACAGCCGTATGCTTTATGGCCGCCTTCAAACAAATCAAGTATCGCGATTTGTTGAAGAAATCGACGATAAACATATTAATTGGGTCAATAAAAATGCTGGTGGTATTTCGACAAGTACTACAAAGAATGAATCGAGTCTTCCATTTTCAAAACGTCGTCGTGCTTCAGCTTATCATTCAAGTTACAAGGTTGATGAAGCCCAAAAGGCGAGTGGTGCTCAAGGTGCTGAAAATGTCAGTTGGAATATTGGTGACAAGGTCGATCATAAGAAGTGGGGACAAGGAACTGTTGTCAAAGTTAATGGTAAGGGCAAAGATGCTGAGTTAGACGTTGCATTTGATAATGAAGGTATCAAGCGTCTGTTAGCCGAATTCGCTCCTATCAAGAAATCTGAATAA